A stretch of Mesorhizobium sp. M2A.F.Ca.ET.046.03.2.1 DNA encodes these proteins:
- a CDS encoding DUF4159 domain-containing protein has product MSWLPLSFGAPMVLWGLVALPVIWWLLRLTPPKPQTEVFPPLKILARVLRREETPQQSPWWLTLLRLLMAALVVMALAEPVFNPREKLPAEGSALALVIDNSWASAADWGKRVATAERLIADAGSNGVPIVIAFTAEKPNAEIGPFDASAALDHLRAAKPRPIPTDRPAVYARVAAALERLPGASVAVLADGLAAKGDEAAFKTLLEKNAKRLVWATSDRPSVTGLTSADNQVDGFALTAIRAPGNPAPAQVTAGAFDDKGRRIADATLTFAPGEAAATATMAVPFELRNDFASIALDGEHQAGAVRVLDESSKRRRVGLLSQAEADQAQPLLSPLYYIRRALQPFADLVEPSSADLTDAIPQLLDQKPAMIIMADVGTIPEQVRQRLVDWVDKGGTLVRFAGPRLAAAGNDDDLLPVRLRSGERALGGALSWTTPQAVTEFPKNGPFADLSPPSEVTVSRQVLAEPTPDIVERTWATLADGTPLVTGMKKDKGTLVLFHVTPEATWSNLPISGTFVEMLRRVVQLSRNQGAAIANAEATAASLAPYRMIGADGMLTPPPPDARPLVPGAGPLPVTLENPPGLYGSETGVFAHNLLEASSTFAPLVRPQISLPVTAIPYAFDESENLKGPLVAVALLLMALDTLAVFWMGGLLARRPRRAAVATTAAVLVVLSGLFGHADLARADDSKPGDAQAVDDISKTRIAYVITGEPGVDSISRAGLEGLTRFLIEKTALEPGPPAGVDIAKDELSFFPLIYWPIDASAPMPSQAAIARIDAYMQQGGTVLFDTRDQFSNGIGAGSASPATERLRDILANLNVPPLEPVPSDHVLTKSFFILPEFPGRFSGSPLWVEASLDASNTENRPVRTGDGVSPIMITANDFAGAWAVDENGDPMLPTVPPDPMQRVYALRAGVNIMMYMLTGNYKSDQVHVPVLLERLGQ; this is encoded by the coding sequence ATGAGCTGGCTGCCGCTTTCCTTCGGGGCGCCCATGGTGCTGTGGGGCCTTGTGGCGCTGCCGGTGATCTGGTGGCTGCTCAGGCTCACCCCGCCCAAGCCGCAGACGGAAGTTTTCCCGCCGCTGAAAATCCTGGCCCGGGTCCTCCGACGCGAGGAAACCCCGCAGCAAAGCCCGTGGTGGCTGACGCTGCTTCGGCTGCTCATGGCGGCGCTTGTCGTGATGGCGCTGGCCGAGCCGGTCTTCAATCCGCGCGAAAAGCTGCCGGCGGAAGGTTCCGCCCTGGCGCTTGTCATCGACAACAGCTGGGCAAGCGCCGCTGACTGGGGCAAGCGCGTCGCCACCGCCGAGCGGCTGATCGCCGACGCCGGATCGAACGGCGTGCCGATCGTCATCGCCTTCACTGCCGAGAAGCCCAACGCCGAGATCGGCCCCTTCGATGCCTCAGCCGCGCTCGACCATCTGCGCGCCGCCAAGCCGCGGCCGATCCCCACCGACAGGCCCGCCGTCTATGCCCGCGTCGCCGCCGCGTTGGAGCGCCTGCCGGGCGCCAGCGTCGCGGTGCTCGCCGATGGCCTTGCCGCCAAAGGCGACGAAGCCGCTTTCAAGACGCTGCTCGAAAAGAACGCGAAGCGGCTGGTCTGGGCCACGTCCGACCGGCCCTCGGTGACCGGCCTGACTAGCGCCGACAACCAGGTCGACGGTTTCGCTTTGACCGCTATCCGCGCGCCGGGCAATCCGGCGCCGGCGCAGGTCACCGCCGGCGCCTTCGACGACAAGGGCCGCCGCATCGCCGACGCGACGCTGACCTTCGCGCCGGGCGAAGCCGCCGCCACGGCGACGATGGCGGTTCCCTTCGAGCTGCGCAACGATTTCGCCTCGATCGCGCTCGACGGCGAGCACCAGGCGGGCGCGGTACGGGTGCTGGACGAAAGCTCGAAACGACGCCGTGTCGGCCTGCTGTCTCAGGCCGAGGCCGACCAGGCGCAGCCGCTTCTGTCGCCGCTCTACTATATCCGCCGCGCCCTGCAGCCCTTCGCGGACCTGGTCGAGCCGTCGAGCGCCGACCTCACCGACGCCATTCCGCAGCTTCTCGACCAGAAACCGGCGATGATCATCATGGCCGATGTCGGCACCATCCCGGAGCAGGTCAGGCAGCGTCTGGTCGACTGGGTCGACAAGGGCGGCACGCTGGTCCGCTTTGCCGGCCCGCGTCTTGCCGCGGCCGGCAATGACGACGACCTTTTGCCGGTCCGGCTGCGCAGCGGCGAGCGCGCGCTCGGCGGTGCGCTATCCTGGACGACACCGCAGGCGGTCACCGAATTCCCGAAGAACGGTCCCTTCGCCGATCTTTCCCCGCCCTCCGAGGTGACGGTCAGCCGGCAGGTTCTGGCCGAGCCGACGCCCGACATCGTCGAGCGCACCTGGGCCACGCTTGCCGACGGCACGCCGCTGGTGACAGGCATGAAGAAGGACAAGGGCACGCTGGTGCTCTTCCATGTCACGCCCGAGGCGACCTGGTCGAACCTGCCGATCTCCGGCACGTTCGTCGAGATGCTGCGGCGCGTCGTGCAGCTGTCGCGCAACCAGGGCGCGGCGATCGCCAATGCCGAAGCCACCGCCGCGTCGCTGGCACCCTACCGCATGATCGGCGCCGACGGCATGCTGACGCCGCCCCCGCCAGATGCCCGGCCGCTGGTGCCCGGCGCCGGCCCGCTGCCGGTGACCCTGGAGAACCCGCCCGGCCTTTACGGCTCCGAGACGGGCGTCTTCGCGCACAATCTACTCGAGGCATCGAGCACCTTCGCGCCGCTGGTGCGCCCGCAGATTTCGCTGCCGGTGACCGCCATCCCCTATGCCTTCGACGAGTCGGAAAACCTCAAGGGGCCGCTGGTCGCCGTCGCGCTCCTGCTGATGGCGCTCGACACCTTGGCCGTATTCTGGATGGGCGGCCTGCTGGCGCGCCGGCCGCGCCGCGCGGCCGTGGCGACCACAGCCGCCGTCCTGGTCGTGCTCAGCGGCCTCTTCGGCCACGCCGATCTCGCCCGCGCCGACGATTCGAAGCCAGGCGACGCCCAGGCGGTCGACGACATTTCGAAGACCCGCATCGCCTATGTCATCACCGGCGAACCCGGCGTCGATTCGATCAGCCGTGCCGGCCTTGAAGGCCTGACCCGTTTCCTGATCGAGAAGACCGCGCTCGAGCCCGGCCCGCCGGCCGGCGTCGACATCGCCAAGGACGAACTGTCCTTCTTTCCTCTGATCTACTGGCCGATCGATGCATCGGCGCCGATGCCCAGCCAGGCGGCGATCGCCCGCATCGATGCCTATATGCAGCAGGGCGGCACGGTCCTGTTCGACACGCGCGACCAGTTTTCCAATGGCATCGGCGCCGGCTCGGCAAGTCCGGCGACCGAGCGGTTGCGCGACATCCTCGCCAATCTCAACGTGCCGCCGCTGGAACCGGTGCCTTCGGACCACGTGCTGACCAAATCCTTCTTCATCCTGCCGGAATTCCCCGGCCGCTTCAGCGGCAGCCCGTTGTGGGTCGAGGCCTCGCTCGACGCCAGCAACACCGAGAACCGCCCCGTGCGCACCGGCGACGGCGTCTCGCCGATCATGATCACCGCCAATGATTTCGCCGGCGCCTGGGCGGTCGACGAGAACGGCGATCCGATGCTGCCGACCGTGCCGCCGGACCCGATGCAGCGCGTCTATGCGCTGCGCGCCGGCGTCAACATCATGATGTACATGCTGACCGGCAACTACAAATCCGACCAGGTGCATGTGCCCGTGCTGCTCGAACGGCTGGGGCAGTAG